CCGTCCAGATCGCGCGAAAGTTCGAACTCCAAACGGATGTTCGCCGAGCCCTGACGGACGCCGGCGCGAACTTCTTTGATCCCCTCAACCGTCAAAACCCGCTGCTCGATACGGTCGACGATCTCGGACTCCATGATCTCGGGGGCGGCGCCCTCGTAGGTCACGTTGATGTCGAGGATCGGTTGATCGACGTCAGGAAGCATCGAGACCCCGAGACGATTCAACGAGATCGCCCCGAAGATCATCATCGCCGACATCAACATCCATGCGAAAACGGGATTGCGGATCGAGATAGCCGAGAAATTCATTCCGCGGTTCCTTTCAGATCAGTGGGCGCTTTGCCTTCAAGCCACAAAACTTCCCAAGAGAGCAGATCGATATCGAACTTCAGGTTGTCGTAGGCGCGCTTCGACTCCCAATAGAGGTTCTCTTGCTGGACGACCTCGAGCAGACCGATGGTGCCGTTGCGGTAGTCAGCTTGAAGCGCTTTCCAAGCGCGATCCGAAGCTTCAACCGCTTTACCGAGTTCGGTGTATTGCTTTTGCGTCCCGCCGAGCGTCGTCAGGCGGCGCTGAAACTCTTCCGTCGTCAGACGGCGCGACTCGGCCAGACGCAGTTCTTCGGCCTGACGATTGAGTTCACGGTCACGACGCTGGGTGAGGTTCAGTTCCTCGAGGTCAAGTGTCCACGTCAACTGCACGCCCGCATCCCAACGAAGTGAGTTCTGGAAGGTCGCGAAGCTGTCGTTGCGGTAAGGATAGTAGTTGCCGACGAGGCTCAGCTCGGGCCAGAGGTTGCCTTCGATGAAGTCGACTTCTTCCTTCGCGCGCTTTTCGTTCAAGATGCGCAGCTGGATGTCGGGACGCGAATCCATTTGCGGATCGTTCCGCGTCGCCGAGACCGCCGGCGCCGGCACTTCGAGTTTCCCGAGATCCGCGATGCCGCTCATTTGCTGCAGGAACAAACGTCCGACCTGCACCTGCGCGCGCAGCTGCTCGATCGCGGCGAGCGCCGTCTGGCGCTGGCCGATGGT
The Pseudobdellovibrionaceae bacterium DNA segment above includes these coding regions:
- a CDS encoding TolC family protein, with protein sequence MKIRGFFSADFTTHFATTLALITTLGAIQPSSAGAATLEDIYQKTLQRSESIAVQKILVEQSANNLSRARSKLGPQLNAGGNYTYQGRDGQSNLETSTLTRVGLSQPLFRGGALTNGIAIANIDLSRAKTAEEQTRWNIWWTLTQAYYNVLRAEKALANYEELEGVLQRRQNEINRRVQLGRSRRADQATTIGQRQTALAAIEQLRAQVQVGRLFLQQMSGIADLGKLEVPAPAVSATRNDPQMDSRPDIQLRILNEKRAKEEVDFIEGNLWPELSLVGNYYPYRNDSFATFQNSLRWDAGVQLTWTLDLEELNLTQRRDRELNRQAEELRLAESRRLTTEEFQRRLTTLGGTQKQYTELGKAVEASDRAWKALQADYRNGTIGLLEVVQQENLYWESKRAYDNLKFDIDLLSWEVLWLEGKAPTDLKGTAE